Below is a genomic region from Pseudocalidococcus azoricus BACA0444.
GTATATTACTCTCCTCGCTGGAAAGTTCTCCTCGGTTATCAAGAAGATGAACTGGGGCAGACCCTGGAGGAATGGGTTAATCGTATCCATCCCCAAGATGTGGAGCGGGTCAAGCTCAATCTCACGTTGCACGTTCAGGGGCAAACCCCCCATTTCCAGCAGGAATATCGGATTCGTCACAAAAACGGTCAATACCGCTGGGCTTTAAGTCGGGGACAAGTCTTGCGTGATCAGTATGGTCAGGCCTATCGGATGGCCGGATCCCTCACCGATCAAACCGAACACCGCATGGCCGAAACCCAACTCCTCCACGATGCTCTACATGATCTCTTAACGGGTTTACCCAATCGGGCTTTACTTCTGGATCGGTTAGGTCAGGCCCTACGCCATGCCCGCAGACGGGCCACCTATCACTTTGCCCTCTTATTTATTGATATTGATCGATTTAAGGTTATTAATGATAGTTTAGGCCATTCCTCTGGCGATCAATTACTGATTGAATTTACCCATCGTTTGCAACAATATCTCCGGCCTGATGATACGATTGCCCGCGTGGGTGGAGATGAGTTTGTCATTTTACTCGATGATTTAAGTGAACTGGATGATGCCTTGATTGTGGCCCAACGTTTAGTGAGTGCATTCCAGGCTCCATTCATTGTGCGGGGTCAGTCCTTTTTTGCCACAGCTAGTGTTGGGGTACATCTAAAGTCCGACCTTAACCAGCCTGCTGATGAATATATTCGCAATGCTGATATTGCTATGTATCGGGCCAAGGTCGCTGGGGGAAATCGCTACGTCATTTTTCAACCAGAAATGCACGCCACTCTCCGGGAACGAATGCAACTGGAAAATAGTTTGTACCAGGCCCTCGAGAAACAAGAACTTTGTGTTTACTACCAACCCATTTACTCCCTCAATAACAATCAACTCAAGGGGTTTGAGGCCTTAATTCGCTGGCAACATCCAGTTGAGGGCTTAATTCGCCCTGACAAATTTATTCCCATTGCTGAAGAAACAGGATTGATTATTCCCATTGGGGCCTATGTTCTTTGGCACGCCTGTCAACAGATGCAACAGTGGTATGAACAGTTTCCAGATCTAAATCTAGTCTTAAGTGTGAATGTTTCCGCCCGCCAACTGAGCCAACCCCACTTAGTGGATACGGTCTTTGAAACCCTCACCCGCACCGGCCTGGCCCCAGAAAAATTACAACTAGAAATTACAGAAACAACCGTTGTTGAAAATCCCGATGCGGCGATGCAAACCCTCTTAAAGTTGAAACAACAACAGATTCGTCTGGCCATGGATGATTTTGGGACGGGATATTCATCATTAGGATATTTAAGCCGCCTCCCCATAGATGTGCTCAAAATAGATCGATGTTTTGTCAAAGACATTGAACATAATGAAAATAGCTTAGAAATTATTCGGGCAATTCTCGGCATCGCCCAAGGCTTAAGGTTAACGGTGGTAGCAGAGGGGATTGAAACTGAATTCCAAGCTCAACAACTCCGGGAATTAGGCTGTCCAGTCGGCCAGGGCTATTATTTTTCTGTCCCCTTGGATGTGGCGGCTACAACTCAACTCATTCGGG
It encodes:
- a CDS encoding putative bifunctional diguanylate cyclase/phosphodiesterase: MASTTDYPEHPDNESLAPADISDLSVPNWLVEVNSYQLVRDTFSQLPLMVAIYSLEGVLISVNEEFTQILGWTTADLVTHDVLAACYPDPSTCQQVRAWMLGGQYGWQSIPTHTRSAQVIETLWSYIRLPDGSGIACGQNISILHQAQMALLETTERYALLIMGINDGVWDWDLHTNEVYYSPRWKVLLGYQEDELGQTLEEWVNRIHPQDVERVKLNLTLHVQGQTPHFQQEYRIRHKNGQYRWALSRGQVLRDQYGQAYRMAGSLTDQTEHRMAETQLLHDALHDLLTGLPNRALLLDRLGQALRHARRRATYHFALLFIDIDRFKVINDSLGHSSGDQLLIEFTHRLQQYLRPDDTIARVGGDEFVILLDDLSELDDALIVAQRLVSAFQAPFIVRGQSFFATASVGVHLKSDLNQPADEYIRNADIAMYRAKVAGGNRYVIFQPEMHATLRERMQLENSLYQALEKQELCVYYQPIYSLNNNQLKGFEALIRWQHPVEGLIRPDKFIPIAEETGLIIPIGAYVLWHACQQMQQWYEQFPDLNLVLSVNVSARQLSQPHLVDTVFETLTRTGLAPEKLQLEITETTVVENPDAAMQTLLKLKQQQIRLAMDDFGTGYSSLGYLSRLPIDVLKIDRCFVKDIEHNENSLEIIRAILGIAQGLRLTVVAEGIETEFQAQQLRELGCPVGQGYYFSVPLDVAATTQLIRDYSEVETVAGN